Proteins found in one Streptomyces sp. CB09001 genomic segment:
- the aldO gene encoding alditol oxidase, whose product MSDITVTNWAGNITYTAKELLRPRSLDALRALVADSARVRVLGSGHSFNEIAEPGDGGVLLSLADLPSVVDVDTAARTVRVGGGVRYAELARVVHARGLALANMASLPHISVAGSVATGTHGSGVGNGSLASVVREVELVTADGSTVTVARGEERFAGAVTSLGALGVVTSLTLDLEPAYEVEQHVFTELPLAGLDTATFETVMAAAYSVSLFTDWREPGFRQVWLKRRTDRPLDGFPYAEAAAEKMHPVPGMPAVNCTEQFGVPGPWHERLPHFRAEFTPSSGAELQSEYLMPREHALAALHAMDAIRETIAPVLQTCEIRTVAADEQWLSPSYGRDTVAAHFTWVEDTAAVLPVVRRLEEALAPFAARPHWGKVFTVPAGELRALYPRLADFGALTGALDPAGKFTNAFVRGVLQG is encoded by the coding sequence ATGAGCGACATCACGGTGACCAACTGGGCCGGCAACATCACGTACACGGCCAAGGAACTGCTGCGGCCGCGCTCCCTGGACGCGCTGCGGGCCCTGGTGGCGGACAGCGCCAGGGTGCGGGTGCTGGGCAGCGGGCATTCCTTCAACGAGATCGCCGAGCCGGGCGACGGCGGCGTCCTGCTGTCGCTGGCGGACCTGCCGTCCGTGGTGGACGTGGACACCGCGGCCCGTACGGTGCGGGTCGGTGGCGGCGTGCGGTACGCCGAGCTGGCCCGGGTGGTGCACGCGCGGGGCCTCGCGCTGGCGAACATGGCCTCGCTGCCGCACATCTCGGTCGCCGGGTCGGTGGCCACCGGCACCCACGGTTCCGGGGTGGGCAACGGTTCGCTGGCCTCCGTGGTGCGCGAGGTGGAGCTGGTCACCGCGGACGGTTCGACGGTGACCGTGGCCCGGGGCGAGGAGAGGTTCGCCGGGGCGGTGACCTCGCTCGGCGCGCTGGGCGTGGTGACCTCGCTCACGCTCGACCTGGAGCCCGCCTACGAGGTGGAGCAGCACGTCTTCACCGAGCTGCCGCTGGCGGGGCTGGACACGGCGACGTTCGAGACGGTGATGGCGGCGGCGTACAGCGTGAGTCTGTTCACCGACTGGCGGGAGCCCGGCTTCCGGCAGGTGTGGCTGAAGCGGCGCACCGACCGGCCGCTGGACGGCTTCCCGTACGCGGAGGCCGCCGCCGAGAAGATGCATCCGGTGCCGGGCATGCCCGCGGTCAACTGCACGGAGCAGTTCGGGGTGCCGGGGCCCTGGCACGAGCGGCTGCCGCACTTCCGCGCGGAGTTCACGCCCAGCAGCGGTGCGGAGCTGCAGTCGGAGTACCTGATGCCCCGGGAGCACGCCCTGGCCGCCCTGCACGCGATGGACGCCATACGGGAGACGATCGCGCCGGTGCTGCAGACCTGTGAGATCCGTACGGTCGCCGCGGACGAGCAGTGGCTGAGCCCTTCCTACGGCCGGGACACCGTGGCGGCGCACTTCACCTGGGTCGAGGACACGGCGGCGGTGCTGCCGGTGGTGCGGCGGCTGGAGGAGGCCCTCGCCCCCTTCGCGGCCCGCCCGCACTGGGGGAAGGTGTTCACCGTCCCGGCGGGCGAGCTGCGCGCGCTGTACCCGCGGCTGGCCGACTTCGGGGCGCTGACCGGGGCGCTGGACCCGGCGGGGAAGTTCACCAACGCGTTCGTGCGCGGGGTGCTCCAGGGCTGA
- a CDS encoding radical SAM protein, with translation MDSRTALVEDLMERFPHVPREAVFKEDLLRGGVAFDPSALSDNEDGEVKPKSYFIFSFDHGTLPELGEAALRRPPEEIILTGGPYDLRRTVVSVRVNPASPYRVAANGDGVLGLYLDGKRIADVGVPPMPEYYRHKLSNGKSVMEVAPTIQWGYLIYLTAFRVCQYFGAKEECQYCDINHNWRQHKAAGRPYTGVKDVDEVLEALEIIDKYDTARISTAYTLTGGAITSKVQGLDEADFYGRYAKAIEEHFPGRWIGKVVAQALPKPDVQRFKDYGVQIYHPNFEVWDEYLFKMYCPGKERYVGRDEWHKRILDSTEVFGARNVIPNFVAGVEMAEPFGFKTVDEAIASTTEGLRFFMSHGITPRFTTWCPEPTTPLGKTNPDGAPLEYHIRLLQAYRQTMEDFGLSSPPGYGPPGAGNAVFSVSSFMDSLPEDAAVEV, from the coding sequence ATGGACAGCCGTACCGCGCTGGTCGAGGATCTGATGGAGCGGTTCCCGCACGTACCGCGCGAGGCCGTCTTCAAGGAGGACCTGCTGCGCGGCGGTGTCGCCTTCGACCCCTCCGCCCTCAGCGACAATGAGGACGGCGAGGTCAAGCCGAAGTCGTACTTCATCTTCTCCTTCGACCACGGCACCCTGCCCGAGCTGGGCGAGGCCGCCCTGCGCCGCCCGCCCGAGGAGATCATCCTCACCGGCGGCCCCTACGACCTGCGCCGCACCGTCGTCTCGGTCCGCGTGAACCCGGCCTCCCCCTACCGCGTCGCCGCGAACGGGGACGGTGTCCTCGGTCTCTACCTGGACGGCAAACGGATCGCCGACGTCGGTGTGCCGCCCATGCCCGAGTACTACCGGCACAAGCTCTCCAACGGGAAGTCGGTCATGGAGGTGGCCCCGACCATCCAGTGGGGCTACCTGATCTACCTGACCGCGTTCCGCGTCTGCCAGTACTTCGGCGCCAAGGAGGAGTGCCAGTACTGCGACATCAACCACAACTGGCGCCAGCACAAGGCGGCGGGCCGGCCGTATACGGGCGTGAAGGACGTCGACGAGGTCCTCGAGGCGCTGGAGATCATCGACAAGTACGACACCGCCAGGATCTCCACCGCGTACACGCTCACCGGCGGCGCGATCACCTCGAAGGTCCAGGGTCTCGACGAGGCCGACTTCTACGGGCGGTACGCCAAGGCCATCGAGGAGCACTTCCCCGGCCGCTGGATCGGCAAGGTCGTCGCCCAGGCCCTGCCCAAGCCGGACGTCCAGCGCTTCAAGGACTACGGCGTGCAGATCTACCACCCCAACTTCGAGGTGTGGGACGAGTACCTGTTCAAGATGTACTGCCCCGGCAAGGAGCGGTACGTCGGCCGCGACGAGTGGCACAAGCGCATCCTGGACTCCACCGAGGTCTTCGGCGCCCGCAACGTCATCCCCAACTTCGTCGCGGGCGTGGAGATGGCCGAGCCCTTCGGCTTCAAGACCGTCGACGAGGCCATCGCGTCCACCACCGAGGGCCTGCGCTTCTTCATGTCGCACGGCATCACGCCCCGCTTCACCACCTGGTGCCCCGAGCCCACCACCCCGCTGGGCAAGACCAACCCCGACGGCGCCCCGCTGGAGTACCACATCCGGCTGCTCCAGGCCTACCGCCAGACCATGGAGGACTTCGGCCTCTCCTCGCCCCCCGGCTACGGCCCGCCCGGCGCCGGCAACGCGGTCTTCTCGGTCAGCTCCTTCATGGACAGCCTGCCGGAGGACGCGGCCGTCGAGGTGTGA
- the rsgA gene encoding ribosome small subunit-dependent GTPase A: protein MTSTSSTSDYSALSSYGWDDAWADAFAPYAAEGLLPGRVVRVDRGQCDVVTADGLVRADTAFVTPNDPLLVVCTGDWVAVDPEGGNPRYVRTYLPRRTAFVRSTSSKRSEGQILAANVDQAIVAVSLAAELDLARIERFLALAWESGAQPVVVLTKADLVPDPVTLAYLVQDVETAAPGVPVLSVSAAQGEGLDVLAAVVSGGTAVLLGQSGAGKSTLANALLGEDVMDVQAIRDVDGKGRHTTTTRNLLAMPGGGVLIDTPGLRGVGLWDAGSGVDQVFAEIAELAEECRFHDCAHESEPGCAVLAAIDSGELPERRLESYRKLIRENQRIVAKTDARMRAEIRKEWKRRGAIGKAAMEAKRSGLR from the coding sequence TTGACTTCCACGTCTTCCACCTCCGACTACTCCGCCCTGTCCTCCTACGGCTGGGACGACGCGTGGGCCGACGCGTTCGCGCCGTACGCCGCCGAAGGGCTGCTGCCCGGCCGGGTCGTCCGCGTCGACCGCGGGCAGTGCGACGTCGTCACCGCGGACGGCCTCGTGCGGGCCGACACCGCGTTCGTCACCCCCAACGACCCGCTGCTGGTGGTCTGCACCGGCGACTGGGTCGCCGTCGACCCCGAGGGCGGCAACCCGCGCTACGTACGGACGTATCTGCCGCGCCGTACCGCCTTCGTGCGCTCCACCTCCTCCAAGCGGTCCGAGGGGCAGATCCTCGCGGCCAACGTCGACCAGGCGATCGTCGCCGTGTCGCTCGCGGCCGAGCTGGACCTGGCCCGGATCGAACGCTTCCTCGCCCTCGCCTGGGAATCGGGGGCGCAGCCCGTGGTCGTCCTCACCAAGGCCGACCTCGTGCCCGACCCGGTGACCCTGGCGTACCTCGTCCAGGACGTGGAGACCGCCGCGCCCGGCGTGCCGGTGCTGTCCGTCAGCGCCGCGCAGGGCGAAGGGCTCGACGTGCTCGCCGCCGTCGTCTCCGGGGGCACCGCGGTGCTGCTCGGACAGTCCGGCGCCGGGAAATCCACCCTCGCCAACGCGCTGCTCGGCGAGGACGTCATGGACGTCCAGGCCATCCGCGACGTCGACGGCAAGGGCCGGCACACCACCACCACCCGCAACCTCCTCGCCATGCCCGGCGGGGGCGTGCTGATCGACACCCCGGGGCTGCGGGGCGTCGGGCTGTGGGACGCGGGCAGTGGGGTGGACCAGGTGTTCGCCGAGATCGCGGAGCTGGCCGAGGAGTGCCGGTTCCACGACTGCGCCCACGAGAGCGAGCCGGGCTGTGCCGTGCTCGCCGCCATCGACAGCGGCGAGCTGCCGGAGCGGCGGCTGGAGAGCTACCGCAAGCTCATCCGGGAGAACCAGCGCATCGTCGCCAAGACCGACGCCCGAATGCGGGCCGAGATCCGCAAGGAGTGGAAGCGGCGGGGCGCCATCGGCAAGGCGGCGATGGAGGCCAAGAGGAGCGGCCTGCGGTAG
- a CDS encoding AlkA N-terminal domain-containing protein: MSDFRQPGPPVWRRLDGVTQTAEHEKTREDVRYEAVRSRDARFDGAFFFAVETTGIYCRPSCPAVTPKRRNVRFFATAAAAQGSGFRACRRCRPDAVPGSADWNVRADVVGRAMRLIGDGVVDREGVAGLAGRLGYSARQVQRQLTAEVGAGPVALARAQRAHTARVLLQTTGLPVTEIAFASGFASVRQFNDTVRAVYAATPSELRAAAPARDRAARRTATPSAGVPLRLAHRGPYQPGPVFDLLQREAVAGVEEVSGETGHRLYRRTLRLPYGTGIVAVQERPGRAGAGSGGWLDARLHLTDLRDLTTSVQRLRRLFDLDADPYAVDERLAADPRLAPLVAARPGLRSPGTADPDELAVRALVGRAEAERLVQRYGKVLDAPCGTLTHLFPEPAVLAEAAPDGTPGVLAAALADGAVRLDPGADRDAAERALLALPGLDAPTVAVVRTRALGDPDVAPPGSAVPDTWRPWRSYALNHLRAAGEWENDR; the protein is encoded by the coding sequence ATGTCCGATTTCCGCCAGCCCGGTCCGCCGGTCTGGCGGAGACTGGACGGCGTGACACAGACAGCGGAGCACGAGAAGACGCGCGAGGACGTCCGGTACGAGGCCGTGCGGAGCCGGGACGCCCGGTTCGACGGCGCGTTCTTCTTCGCCGTCGAGACGACCGGCATCTACTGCCGGCCCAGCTGCCCCGCGGTCACACCGAAGCGGCGCAACGTGCGGTTCTTCGCGACGGCCGCCGCCGCGCAGGGCTCGGGTTTCCGGGCCTGCCGGCGGTGCCGTCCCGACGCCGTGCCGGGCTCCGCGGACTGGAACGTCCGCGCCGACGTCGTCGGCCGGGCCATGCGGCTGATCGGTGACGGTGTCGTGGACCGGGAGGGCGTCGCCGGACTCGCCGGCCGGCTCGGCTACAGCGCCCGCCAGGTGCAGCGGCAGCTCACCGCCGAGGTGGGCGCCGGACCCGTGGCCCTCGCCCGCGCCCAGCGGGCGCACACCGCGCGGGTCCTGCTGCAGACCACCGGCCTGCCGGTCACCGAGATCGCCTTCGCGTCGGGGTTCGCCAGCGTGCGGCAGTTCAACGACACCGTCCGGGCCGTGTACGCGGCCACCCCCAGCGAACTGCGCGCCGCCGCCCCGGCCCGCGACCGGGCCGCCCGGCGCACGGCCACCCCCTCCGCCGGTGTCCCGCTGCGCCTCGCCCACCGCGGCCCCTACCAGCCCGGCCCCGTCTTCGACCTGCTCCAGCGGGAGGCCGTCGCCGGGGTGGAGGAGGTGAGCGGCGAAACCGGCCACCGCCTCTACCGGCGCACCCTGCGCCTGCCGTACGGCACCGGGATCGTCGCCGTCCAGGAGCGGCCGGGTCGGGCGGGTGCGGGCAGCGGCGGCTGGCTCGACGCCCGCCTCCACCTCACCGACCTGCGCGATCTGACCACCTCCGTACAACGGCTGCGACGGCTGTTCGACCTCGACGCCGACCCGTACGCCGTCGACGAGCGGCTCGCCGCCGACCCCCGGCTCGCCCCGCTGGTCGCCGCCCGCCCCGGACTGCGCTCACCGGGCACCGCCGACCCCGACGAACTGGCCGTGCGGGCCCTGGTGGGGCGCGCGGAGGCCGAGCGGCTCGTCCAGCGGTACGGCAAGGTGCTCGACGCGCCCTGCGGCACCCTCACCCATCTCTTCCCCGAACCGGCCGTCCTCGCCGAGGCCGCGCCCGACGGCACCCCGGGCGTGCTCGCCGCCGCCCTCGCCGACGGCGCCGTACGCCTGGACCCGGGCGCCGACCGGGACGCGGCCGAACGCGCCCTGCTCGCTCTGCCCGGCCTGGACGCCCCTACCGTCGCCGTCGTGCGCACCCGCGCCCTCGGCGACCCGGACGTCGCCCCGCCCGGCTCCGCCGTCCCCGACACCTGGCGCCCCTGGCGCTCGTACGCACTGAACCACCTGCGCGCAGCAGGAGAGTGGGAGAACGACCGATGA